In Thunnus maccoyii chromosome 3, fThuMac1.1, whole genome shotgun sequence, the following proteins share a genomic window:
- the minar1 gene encoding major intrinsically disordered Notch2-binding receptor 1 isoform X1: MANLQQEYPGVLLGILEELANMRQWLTFQDLCRMVSTRFDLENLIELRSLLFAAASRDPCFPATLFRDRVSTRGQGLSPIGVAADIVTIFNLIQMTGGAPDDSQPMRAQTVLPVDQSPGPSLPGIHQLNISGRERARAHSDSSSRLIDQHLLFPRPNYSARKRASLPPDPISLVSSPPTRARAVSFDLPHTTLLYSSGQIPNEVMKNIYLPLETDSESSGDSAPMEVFETEQGASVDQKRDIFRKDFHNQPPLIPQVTISSESPSPNKGQKGFDNHSFEMPIPNPYPSPTTVHQSPDQRAKHESLDDLQDSTYFGPGSLPEWSPRHLQPPRTQRPIWSNKSHSLEDRIGLGSIGMGIESQRGQLPRRSTPAISNLGGSSGGDSGDSGLPGGDDGVKAQGTQTDPPDPRRLRSLVHADRLSFMTSLDDPEFGEDDISAIFRFLDDISMCGSTGVLHSSDGSGGINQDTPEARRGRLGQLQRLFHSLESSDDGLKASVCKLLLRMSQIERQLESLNDVKAEISQVLSALQRLDEKIQQPIGGGGQSPGGRWLEPLSGVSSFMSHPITPSESSDPQPLSVSGQLYPGTSTSSLDWSRWHTPGEQTEGSRSQADSKAVKEGKKDVSSRRASKTQLEEKGVSDSKQPNVATSARDWKVSFSKSKDGKSSHGKTGQADQSSSTTNLLSQKSSNLVEQVFNSSLFRHKDSSLTGGLTSGKVMDPRLAEGRGRPIWTVDDREGRISPLDLQAQESLNPSNMEFWMDDIYTPGYDALLRRKEADVRRARICKLLVLIATAVVIILIIVIPLCTVGS, encoded by the exons ATGGCCAACCTGCAGCAGGAATACCCCGGGGTCCTTTTGGGGATTCTGGAGGAACTGGCTAATATGCGCCAATGGCTGACCTTCCAGGACCTTTGTCGCATGGTCAGCACCCGCTTTGACCTAGAGAACCTCATTGAGCTCAGgagtctgctgtttgctgctgctagCCGGGACCCTTGTTTCCCAGCCACGCTCTTCAGAGACCGGGTTTCCACCAGAGGCCAGGGGTTATCACCCATAGGCGTCGCTGCTGACATTGTAACCATCTTCAATCTTATACAGATGACGGGAGGGGCCCCTGATGACAGCCAACCAATGAGAGCCCAGACAGTCCTCCCTGTTGATCAGTCTCCAGGCCCCAGTCTGCCTGGAATCCACCAGCTGAACATCTCTGGTCGAGAAAGAGCACGTGCCCACTCTGACTCCAGTAGCAGGCTTATCGACCAGCACTTGCTGTTTCCGAGACCTAATTACTCGGCCCGCAAGCGAGCCAGTCTTCCCCCAGATCCCATCTCACTCGTGTCCTCCCCTCCAACCAGGGCAAGGGCTGTTTCTTTCGACTTGCCTCACACCACACTTTTGTACTCTAGTGGTCAAATCCCCAACGAGGTGATGAAGAATATCTACCTGCCTTTGGAGACGGACAGTGAGTCAAGTGGAGATTCTGCCCCCATGGAGGTGTTTGAAACTGAACAGGGAGCATCTGTTGATCAGAAGAGAGACATCTTTAGGAAGGACTTCCACAACCAGCCGCCTCTAATACCGCAGGTGACCATTAGCAGTGAGTCTCCCAGTCCCAACAAAGGGCAGAAAGGCTTCGACAACCACAGCTTTGAAATGCCAATCCCCAATCCTTACCCATCACCCACAACAGTCCACCAATCTCCAGACCAGCGGGCTAAACATGAGAGCCTCGATGACCTACAGGACTCAACTTACTTTGGACCTGGGTCACTGCCAGAGTGGTCTCCCCGGCACCTCCAGCCTCCCAGAACCCAGAGGCCCATCTGGAGCAACAAGAGTCACAGTCTAGAAGACCGGATAGGCCTGGGCAGCATTGGGATGGGGATCGAATCACAAAGAGGACAACTTCCAAGACGATCAACCCCTGCTATAAGCAATCTGGGGGGGTCTTCGGGAGGTGATAGTGGGGATAGTGGATTGCCAGGTGGAGACGATGGAGTCAAGGCTCAGGGAACCCAAACAGATCCTCCGGATCCCAGGCGCCTCCGTAGCCTGGTCCATGCAGACCGCCTCTCTTTCATGACCTCATTGGATGACCCCGAATTTGGTGAAGATGACATCAGTGCCATCTTTCGTTTCTTAGATGACATAAGTATGTGCGGTTCCACAGGAGTCCTGCACTCCAGTGACGGATCAGGGGGTATTAACCAGGACACCCCTGAGGCCAGACGTGGCCGCCTAGGTCAGCTCCAAAGGCTTTTCCACTCTCTGGAAAGCAGTGACGATGGGCTGAAGGCCAGTGTCTGTAAGCTGCTGCTCCGTATGAGCCAGATAGAACGACAACTGGAGTCACTGAATGACGTGAAGGCTGAGATTTCCCAGGTGCTGTCTGCTCTGCAGCGACTAGATGAAAAGATCCAGCAGCCTATTGGTGGTGGAGGACAAAGCCCTGGGGGGCGATGGCTGGAGCCTCTCAGTGGTGTCTCCTCCTTTATGAGCCACCCCATAACCCCTTCTGAGTCATCAGACCCTCAACCCCTGTCGGTATCTGGCCAACTGTATCCAGGGACCAGCACTAGTAGTCTGGACTGGAGCAGATGGCACACTCCTGGGGAGCAAACAGAGGGCAGCAGAAGTCAGGCTGATTCTAAAGCGGTGAAAGAAGGGAAGAAGGATGTATCATCTCGTCGTGCCTCCAAGACCCAGCTGGAGGAGAAAGGTGTCTCTGATTCGAAACAGCCAAATGTGGCGACCTCTGCAAGAGACTGGAAGGTGTCATTCTCAAAAAGTAAAGATGGCAAATCTTCACATGGCAAAACCGGACAG GCAGATCAATCAAGCAGCACAACTAACCTACTCAGCCAAAAGTCCTCCAACCTGGTGGAACAAGTGTTTAACTCATCCTTGTTCCGCCACAAAGACAGCAGTCTGACTGGTGGGCTAACCTCTGGGAAGGTTATGGATCCCAGACTGGCTGAGGGGAGGGGAAGGCCCATCTGGACTGTAGACGACAGAGAGGGACGAATCTCTCCTTTGGATTTACAG GCCCAGGAGTCTCTGAACCCCAGCAACATGGAGTTCTGGATGGACGACATCTACACTCCAGGCTATGATGCTCTACTCAGGCGTAAAGAGGCTGACGTCCGCCGGGCCAGGATCTGCAAGTTACTTGTACTCATTGCCACTGCAGTGGTTATCATTCTCATCATTGTCATTCCCCTTTGCACTGTGGGTTCATGA
- the minar1 gene encoding major intrinsically disordered Notch2-binding receptor 1 isoform X2, with protein sequence MANLQQEYPGVLLGILEELANMRQWLTFQDLCRMVSTRFDLENLIELRSLLFAAASRDPCFPATLFRDRVSTRGQGLSPIGVAADIVTIFNLIQMTGGAPDDSQPMRAQTVLPVDQSPGPSLPGIHQLNISGRERARAHSDSSSRLIDQHLLFPRPNYSARKRASLPPDPISLVSSPPTRARAVSFDLPHTTLLYSSGQIPNEVMKNIYLPLETDSESSGDSAPMEVFETEQGASVDQKRDIFRKDFHNQPPLIPQVTISSESPSPNKGQKGFDNHSFEMPIPNPYPSPTTVHQSPDQRAKHESLDDLQDSTYFGPGSLPEWSPRHLQPPRTQRPIWSNKSHSLEDRIGLGSIGMGIESQRGQLPRRSTPAISNLGGSSGGDSGDSGLPGGDDGVKAQGTQTDPPDPRRLRSLVHADRLSFMTSLDDPEFGEDDISAIFRFLDDISMCGSTGVLHSSDGSGGINQDTPEARRGRLGQLQRLFHSLESSDDGLKASVCKLLLRMSQIERQLESLNDVKAEISQVLSALQRLDEKIQQPIGGGGQSPGGRWLEPLSGVSSFMSHPITPSESSDPQPLSVSGQLYPGTSTSSLDWSRWHTPGEQTEGSRSQADSKAVKEGKKDVSSRRASKTQLEEKGVSDSKQPNVATSARDWKVSFSKSKDGKSSHGKTGQADQSSSTTNLLSQKSSNLVEQVFNSSLFRHKDSSLTGGLTSGKVMDPRLAEGRGRPIWTVDDREGRISPLDLQAQESLNPSNMEFWMDDIYTPGYDALLRRKEADVRRARICKLLHLHAVPRNLHAILMEINR encoded by the exons ATGGCCAACCTGCAGCAGGAATACCCCGGGGTCCTTTTGGGGATTCTGGAGGAACTGGCTAATATGCGCCAATGGCTGACCTTCCAGGACCTTTGTCGCATGGTCAGCACCCGCTTTGACCTAGAGAACCTCATTGAGCTCAGgagtctgctgtttgctgctgctagCCGGGACCCTTGTTTCCCAGCCACGCTCTTCAGAGACCGGGTTTCCACCAGAGGCCAGGGGTTATCACCCATAGGCGTCGCTGCTGACATTGTAACCATCTTCAATCTTATACAGATGACGGGAGGGGCCCCTGATGACAGCCAACCAATGAGAGCCCAGACAGTCCTCCCTGTTGATCAGTCTCCAGGCCCCAGTCTGCCTGGAATCCACCAGCTGAACATCTCTGGTCGAGAAAGAGCACGTGCCCACTCTGACTCCAGTAGCAGGCTTATCGACCAGCACTTGCTGTTTCCGAGACCTAATTACTCGGCCCGCAAGCGAGCCAGTCTTCCCCCAGATCCCATCTCACTCGTGTCCTCCCCTCCAACCAGGGCAAGGGCTGTTTCTTTCGACTTGCCTCACACCACACTTTTGTACTCTAGTGGTCAAATCCCCAACGAGGTGATGAAGAATATCTACCTGCCTTTGGAGACGGACAGTGAGTCAAGTGGAGATTCTGCCCCCATGGAGGTGTTTGAAACTGAACAGGGAGCATCTGTTGATCAGAAGAGAGACATCTTTAGGAAGGACTTCCACAACCAGCCGCCTCTAATACCGCAGGTGACCATTAGCAGTGAGTCTCCCAGTCCCAACAAAGGGCAGAAAGGCTTCGACAACCACAGCTTTGAAATGCCAATCCCCAATCCTTACCCATCACCCACAACAGTCCACCAATCTCCAGACCAGCGGGCTAAACATGAGAGCCTCGATGACCTACAGGACTCAACTTACTTTGGACCTGGGTCACTGCCAGAGTGGTCTCCCCGGCACCTCCAGCCTCCCAGAACCCAGAGGCCCATCTGGAGCAACAAGAGTCACAGTCTAGAAGACCGGATAGGCCTGGGCAGCATTGGGATGGGGATCGAATCACAAAGAGGACAACTTCCAAGACGATCAACCCCTGCTATAAGCAATCTGGGGGGGTCTTCGGGAGGTGATAGTGGGGATAGTGGATTGCCAGGTGGAGACGATGGAGTCAAGGCTCAGGGAACCCAAACAGATCCTCCGGATCCCAGGCGCCTCCGTAGCCTGGTCCATGCAGACCGCCTCTCTTTCATGACCTCATTGGATGACCCCGAATTTGGTGAAGATGACATCAGTGCCATCTTTCGTTTCTTAGATGACATAAGTATGTGCGGTTCCACAGGAGTCCTGCACTCCAGTGACGGATCAGGGGGTATTAACCAGGACACCCCTGAGGCCAGACGTGGCCGCCTAGGTCAGCTCCAAAGGCTTTTCCACTCTCTGGAAAGCAGTGACGATGGGCTGAAGGCCAGTGTCTGTAAGCTGCTGCTCCGTATGAGCCAGATAGAACGACAACTGGAGTCACTGAATGACGTGAAGGCTGAGATTTCCCAGGTGCTGTCTGCTCTGCAGCGACTAGATGAAAAGATCCAGCAGCCTATTGGTGGTGGAGGACAAAGCCCTGGGGGGCGATGGCTGGAGCCTCTCAGTGGTGTCTCCTCCTTTATGAGCCACCCCATAACCCCTTCTGAGTCATCAGACCCTCAACCCCTGTCGGTATCTGGCCAACTGTATCCAGGGACCAGCACTAGTAGTCTGGACTGGAGCAGATGGCACACTCCTGGGGAGCAAACAGAGGGCAGCAGAAGTCAGGCTGATTCTAAAGCGGTGAAAGAAGGGAAGAAGGATGTATCATCTCGTCGTGCCTCCAAGACCCAGCTGGAGGAGAAAGGTGTCTCTGATTCGAAACAGCCAAATGTGGCGACCTCTGCAAGAGACTGGAAGGTGTCATTCTCAAAAAGTAAAGATGGCAAATCTTCACATGGCAAAACCGGACAG GCAGATCAATCAAGCAGCACAACTAACCTACTCAGCCAAAAGTCCTCCAACCTGGTGGAACAAGTGTTTAACTCATCCTTGTTCCGCCACAAAGACAGCAGTCTGACTGGTGGGCTAACCTCTGGGAAGGTTATGGATCCCAGACTGGCTGAGGGGAGGGGAAGGCCCATCTGGACTGTAGACGACAGAGAGGGACGAATCTCTCCTTTGGATTTACAG GCCCAGGAGTCTCTGAACCCCAGCAACATGGAGTTCTGGATGGACGACATCTACACTCCAGGCTATGATGCTCTACTCAGGCGTAAAGAGGCTGACGTCCGCCGGGCCAGGATCTGCAAGTTACTT cATCTACATGCTGTACCCAGGAACTTGCACGCCATTCTCATGGAGATTAATAGATGA
- the LOC121893762 gene encoding ellis-van Creveld syndrome protein: MTEQELIADCGTDVLVCFAESLHIYTGLLTVATVCGGLSGILAAALLYVFCLKPLLLTRQGYNARRLLDPDDGELDNNQSDCVSNSRKEAPSGTANDKGLLSEKMQPPMNSDVAAFASRAKVVYPINQKYRPLADGASNPSLHEHSKLPTMPNEESSSSTDGESLSQEQDNDDSSQFISSSLVPKSLQNQSFIRVSHYPHTLTQTGFEGRISLYCLALQDVQQNCSQLQEEKCVVFIQMVKLIFSRRFPKDKKDSDFSKNILQMQQKELGKLKKQLPTSHTASEKTLDAPCTLEEIERAQKDLLEHGLQMSKGFSKQVEDLCQHLLKKSSIFTPDEAQDVTASLIQTLLSVENHLMNTQEADVKRIQQKLLWWEELTGLLQSQPALLRREVSLRQGLIATILEQLTSDDVLTFSHMEKILSEVQGTLTEGLQQCTEDCTRKTKELVNEKCSKMESKRKKLQRSQAKERSRVLELKQTHSDLQQLTKVYQELLMKHRQQLSDLELQQDNRVAEALCDLWRKLRTSWSKRLGELAKDIFLTSVPAQSKISAEHCEKLWSDLEQELVSQLQQAEGTTRLQLEDMRAQLDKDGQVWSEEMALVQACLKHLSEQQMKILQAMVVRQSYTLGSQVGRLIEQKHEHLLVAVRRYFVVRHFCLHTLKEMRLSKLKVLSQTDFRALLMEDPSKSQPCVNSTLKNSSASLAERHLGPESHLVGHSFQQEFLSELETGTELLQGHAQLVLGNALSHAIQQMMEAPPTESQASSKQDDGLKRHLTEAASESVYVTKDSLTALVQSYYSHLQDITKKLQEDQSNINQDMNEKQESSSQLSKALLRELVNWGRKPTSSEFQQRVELHKRRMLEQCDLEQEMMCEELRSRKVAQDQTIERIKGQLLEAEESFITELAALARVSLHSPDPEPSEEDNTGDEHATILDLLALNPALDPALNPSLTPTVVTPAVKPTKKKKRENESHVR, encoded by the exons ATGACAGAGCAGGAGCTGATAGCGGACTGCGGCACCGATGTGTTGGTCTGTTTCGCCGAGTCTCTGCACATATACACAGGACTGCTGACAGTGGCTACAGTGTGTGGAGGGCTGTCGGGAATActagctgctgctctgttgtaTGTCTTCTGCTTGAAGCCTTTGCTGTTGACCAGACAA GGTTACAATGCAAGGAGGCTACTCGACCCTGATGATGGGGAGTTGGACAACAACCAAAGTGACTGTGTCAGCAACAGCAGAAAGGAGGCTCCAAGTGGGACAGCCAATGACAAAGGATTACTCTCT GAGAAGATGCAGCCACCCATGAATAGTGATGTGGCAGCATTTGCATCCAGAGCAAAGGTGGTTTACCCCATCAACCAGAAATACAGA CCTTTAGCAGATGGGGCGTCCAATCCCTCGCTACATGAGCACTCCAAGTTGCCAACGATGCCAAATGAGGAGTCGTCCTCCTCCACAGATGGAGAGTCTCTGAGCCAAGAGCAGGACAATGATGACAGCAGTCAGTTTATCTCATCCTCACTGGTTCCCAAGAGCCTGCAGAACCAGAGTTTCATCAGGGTCTCCCACTACCCTCATACACTGACACAAACAGG CTTTGAAGGTAGGATCAGCCTTTACTGTTTAGCCCTGCAGGATGTACAACAGAACTGCTCTCAActtcaggaagaaaaatgtgtg GTTTTTATTCAAATGGTGAAACTAATATTCAGTCGTCGTTttccaaaagacaaaaaagattCTGATTTCTCCAAGAATATTCTTCAAATGCAGCAAAAG GAACTGGGTAAGCTGAAGAAACAGTTGCCAACAAGCCACACTGCTAGCGAGAAAACTCTTGATGCCCCCTGCACTTTGGAGGAAATAGAGAGAGCTCAGAAAGATCTTCTCGAACATGGCCTTCAAATG TCCAAAGGTTTCAGCAAGCAGGTGGAGGACTTGTGCCAGCATCTGCTGAAGAAATCCAGCATTTTCACTCCAGATGAAGCCCAGGATGTAACTGCTTCTCTCATCCAGACTCTTCTGTCAGTAGAGAATCACCTGATGAACACACAGGAAGCAGATGTAAAG AGGATCCAGCAGAAGCTGTTGTGGTGGGAGGAGCTGACAGGGCTTCTCCAATCCCAACCTGCCTTGCTAAGGCGGGAAGTTTCTCTGAGACAGGGCTTGATAGCCACAATATTGGAGCAGCTGACAAGCGATGATGTTTTGACCTTTAGCCACATGGAAAAGATACTTTCAGAAGTTCAGGGCACACTGACAGAAGGCCTTCAACAGTGCACTGAGG ATTGCACGAGGAAGACAAAGGAGCTggtgaatgaaaagtgcagcaAAATGGAGTCCAAGCGAAAGAAGCTTCAGAGGAGCCAGGCCAAGGAGAGGAGCCGTGTCCTGGAACTGAAACAGACTCACAGTGACCTACAGCAGCTCACAAAG GTGTACCAGGAGCTGCTGATGAAACATAGACAGCAGCTCTCTGACTTGGAGCTGCAGCAAGACAACAGGGTGGCTGAAGCCCTCTGTGATCTTTGGAGG AAACTCCGTACCTCCTGGTCGAAGAGGCTTGGAGAGCTAGCCAAAGACATCTTTCTCACCTCTGTCCCTGCCCAGTCAAAGATCTCTGCTGAGCACTGTGAGAAGTTGTGGTCGGATCTAGAGCAAGAGCTGGTttcacagctgcagcaggcagaaGGCACTACCAGGCTGCAACTGGAGGACATGAGGGCTCAGCTGGATAAAGATGGACAG GTATGGAGTGAGGAGATGGCTCTGGTGCAGGCCTGTCTCAAACATCTGAGTGAACAACAGATGAAGATCCTGCAAGCCATGGTGGTCAGACAGAGCTACACACTCGGCAG CCAAGTGGGGAGGCTCATAGAGCAGAAACATGAGCACCTGCTGGTTGCAGTGCGGAGGTACTTTGTGGTCAGGCACTTCTGTCTGCACACTCTGAAGGAGATGAGGCTCTCCAAGCTGAAGGTGCTTTCTCAGACTGATTTCAGAGCTCTGCTAATGGAAGATCCCAGTAAAAGCCAGCCCTGTGTTAATTCAACTCTCAAG AATAGCAGTGCCAGCCTAGCAGAGAGGCATCTGGGTCCAGAGAGTCACTTGGTCGGCCACAGCTTCCAGCAGGAGTTCTTGTCTGAGCTGGAAACAGGGACAGAGCTGCTTCAGGGCCATGCACAGCTGGTGCTAGGCAACGCCCTCAGCCACGCTATCCAACAGATGATGGAGGCCCCGCCCACTGAGTCACAGGCCTCTTCTAAACAGGATGATGGCTTGAAG CGCCACCTGACAGAGGCTGCATCcgagagtgtgtatgtgaccAAAGATTCTCTCACTGCACTGGTCCAAAGCTACTATTCCCACCTACAGGACATCACCAAAAAACTACAGGAAGATCAGTCAAATATAAACCAGG ATATGAATGAGAAGCAAGAGAGCAGCAGTCAGTTGAGCAAAGCCTTGCTGAGAGAGCTGGTGAACTGGGGCAGGAAACCCACCTCTTCTGAGTTTCAACAGAG ggTTGAACTCCACAAAAGGAGGATGTTGGAGCAGTGTGATCTGGAGCAGGAGATGATGTGTGAGGAACTGAGGTCAAGGAAAGTAGCCCAGGACCAAACCATAGAAAGGATCAAAGGACAGCTATTG GAGGCAGAAGAAAGCTTCATAACTGAGCTGGCAGCCTTGGCCCGAGTTTCACTCCACAGTCCAGATCCAGAACCCAGTGAAGAGGACAACACTG GTGATGAGCATGCTACCATACTGGACCTACTGGCCCTGAACCCAGCATTAGACCCAGCCTTGAATCCATCACTGACTCCAACTGTTGTAACCCCCGCTGTGAAAcctacaaaaaagaaaaaaagagaaaacgaGTCTCATGTCAGATGA